Proteins encoded together in one Streptomyces sp. NA04227 window:
- a CDS encoding type I polyketide synthase, which translates to MANHANNEEKLLEYLKRATADLQQTRKRLQAVEAAEHEPLAIVGMACRFPGDADTPEALWDLLAEGRDAVGEFPTNRGWDIESRYSADPDVPGSNYVREGAFLYDVDEFDAEFFGISPREALALDPQQRLLLETGWEAVERTGIDPHSLAGSATGTFVGFSAMDYTSGMTEVPEEVEGYIGTGNLASVMSGRLSYSLGLEGPAVTIDTACSSSLVAMHLAAQALRSGECSLALAGGVTVMANQAGFIEFSRQRALAPDGRCKAFAAAADGFGPSEGAGIVVLERLSDAQRAGRRILAVMRGSAVNQDGASNGLTAPNGPSQMRVIRQALANARVPAAEIDAVEAHGTGTTLGDPIEAQALIATYGQNRPAGQPLWLGSLKSNIGHTSAASGVASVMKMVMAMRGGLLPKTLHVDAPSPKIDWSAGDVELLTEARDWPTTDHPRRAGVSAFGISGTNAHVVLEEAPAPAPTPSEADARTPEDTDEPALLARLDGAVPWLLSAKSAAALRGQAERLRTYATAGDPDRSATAVALATTRSAFDHRAAVTAPGHEDTLHALKSLAEGDLAAGALQGRDNGGKAVLVFPGQGSQWAGMAVELLDSSPVFASRLGECAKALEPFVEWSLTDVLRQVEGAPGFDRVDVVQPVLWAVMVSLAEVWRAAGVVPAVVIGHSQGEIAAAAVAGALSLEDAAKVSALRAKALLALAGKGGMVSVADSAENVRTRIAGWGERLALASVNGPQSTVVSGDPEALDELMSACELDEVRARRINVDYASHGPQVEQIRDEVLNALAGIEPRAAEVPFLSTVTGEFVTGPELDAEYWYTNLRNTVQFERAVRQLLESGHSVFLESSAHPVLTVGVQESVDAVGSSAVTLGTLRRDEGGSRRLLASFAEAWAYGAAVDWGRVYAGHEANGADLPTYAFQRTRYWLDTGANAAADVSAAGLGVTDHPMLGAAVRLAEGDLTVLTGRLSLRTHPWLADHVVAGARVVPGGAFVELAVRAGDEAGCDTLAEFALDAPLLIPDDGAVQVQVVVGAESESGRTVSVHGRPENAGDTAAWTRHAQGRLVRSEAPAEGEALTAWPPSGAERVDLAGFYEGLHQQGYGYGPAFQGLADVYLAGDGGGVFAEVVLPEEQQDEAGRYGLHPALLDSALHALAVSGPEAEDGTVWLPHAWSGLRLHAAGAGRVRVHLKPVGPEEVALVVADATGAPVATVGSFASRLVPTAELASAAEAAGTGSAGNTAVRTPLRRTAAGQDAAEAQSFTARLAAMGPEEQERTLTDLVRSRVAAVLGHSETDSVEAERAFRDLGFDSLTAVELRNRLTAATGLSLPATLVFSHPTPLALAQHLLDRLGTVTVQSGPGAREFEALEAALAASEPEGEDREAVVGRLEALLWKWRDGSGGTGRGSVLDSGALDSVSDDEIFDLIDKELGAS; encoded by the coding sequence ATGGCGAACCACGCGAACAACGAAGAGAAGCTCCTCGAATACCTGAAGCGGGCCACGGCCGATCTGCAGCAGACCCGCAAGCGTTTGCAGGCCGTCGAGGCGGCGGAGCACGAGCCCCTCGCGATCGTCGGCATGGCCTGCCGCTTCCCCGGCGACGCCGACACCCCCGAAGCCCTGTGGGACCTCCTCGCCGAAGGCCGGGACGCGGTGGGCGAGTTCCCCACCAACCGGGGCTGGGACATCGAGTCCCGCTACAGCGCCGACCCCGACGTCCCGGGCAGCAACTACGTACGCGAGGGCGCCTTCCTGTACGACGTCGACGAGTTCGACGCCGAGTTCTTCGGGATCTCGCCCCGTGAGGCGCTGGCCCTGGACCCGCAGCAGCGGCTGCTGCTCGAAACCGGCTGGGAAGCCGTCGAACGCACCGGCATCGACCCGCACAGCCTCGCCGGCAGCGCCACCGGCACCTTCGTCGGCTTCAGCGCCATGGACTACACGAGCGGCATGACCGAGGTGCCCGAAGAGGTCGAGGGCTACATCGGCACCGGCAACCTCGCCAGTGTCATGTCCGGGCGCCTGTCCTACTCCCTGGGCCTCGAAGGCCCCGCCGTCACCATCGACACCGCCTGCTCGTCCTCCCTGGTCGCCATGCACCTGGCCGCCCAGGCGCTGCGCAGCGGCGAATGCTCGCTCGCGCTCGCGGGCGGCGTCACCGTCATGGCGAACCAGGCCGGGTTCATCGAGTTCAGCCGCCAGCGCGCGCTCGCCCCCGACGGCCGCTGCAAGGCCTTCGCCGCCGCGGCCGACGGCTTCGGACCCTCCGAGGGCGCGGGCATCGTCGTCCTCGAACGCCTCTCCGACGCCCAGCGCGCCGGACGCCGCATCCTCGCCGTGATGCGCGGCAGCGCCGTCAACCAGGACGGCGCGAGCAACGGACTCACCGCCCCGAACGGCCCCTCCCAGATGCGCGTCATCCGGCAGGCCCTCGCCAATGCCCGGGTCCCCGCCGCCGAGATCGACGCGGTCGAGGCGCACGGCACCGGCACCACCCTCGGCGACCCCATCGAGGCCCAGGCCCTCATCGCCACCTACGGGCAGAACCGTCCCGCCGGACAGCCGCTCTGGCTCGGCTCGCTCAAGTCCAACATCGGCCACACCTCGGCCGCTTCGGGCGTCGCCAGCGTGATGAAGATGGTCATGGCGATGCGTGGCGGGCTGCTGCCCAAGACCCTGCACGTCGACGCACCGTCGCCGAAGATCGACTGGAGCGCCGGAGACGTCGAACTCCTCACCGAGGCCCGCGACTGGCCCACCACCGACCACCCGCGCCGCGCCGGAGTCTCCGCCTTCGGCATCAGCGGCACCAACGCCCACGTCGTCCTGGAAGAAGCCCCGGCTCCCGCCCCGACCCCGTCCGAGGCGGACGCCCGCACCCCCGAGGACACCGACGAACCGGCACTCCTCGCCCGGCTCGACGGTGCCGTGCCGTGGCTGCTCTCCGCGAAGTCGGCGGCAGCCCTGCGCGGCCAGGCCGAGCGCCTCCGGACCTACGCCACCGCCGGCGACCCCGACCGGTCCGCCACCGCGGTCGCCCTCGCCACCACCCGCTCCGCCTTCGACCACCGCGCCGCCGTCACCGCCCCCGGCCACGAGGACACCCTCCACGCCCTGAAGTCCCTCGCCGAGGGCGACCTCGCCGCCGGAGCCCTCCAGGGCCGCGACAACGGCGGCAAGGCGGTACTGGTCTTCCCCGGGCAGGGGTCGCAGTGGGCGGGGATGGCGGTCGAACTCCTGGATTCCTCGCCGGTGTTCGCGTCGCGGCTCGGTGAGTGCGCGAAGGCTCTTGAGCCGTTTGTGGAGTGGTCGCTGACGGATGTGTTGCGGCAGGTGGAGGGTGCGCCGGGCTTTGACCGGGTGGATGTTGTTCAGCCGGTGTTGTGGGCGGTGATGGTGTCGCTTGCTGAGGTGTGGCGGGCGGCTGGTGTGGTGCCTGCTGTGGTGATTGGTCACTCGCAGGGCGAGATCGCCGCGGCTGCGGTGGCGGGTGCGTTGTCGTTGGAGGACGCGGCGAAGGTGTCGGCTCTGCGTGCGAAGGCGCTGTTGGCGCTGGCGGGTAAGGGCGGCATGGTGTCCGTTGCTGACTCTGCGGAGAACGTTCGTACGCGTATTGCGGGTTGGGGTGAACGTCTGGCCCTCGCTTCGGTCAACGGCCCTCAGTCCACGGTGGTTTCGGGGGATCCCGAGGCCCTGGACGAGCTCATGTCGGCCTGCGAGCTGGACGAGGTCCGTGCCCGCCGTATCAACGTGGATTACGCCTCGCACGGCCCGCAGGTGGAGCAGATCCGCGACGAAGTCCTCAACGCCCTCGCGGGTATTGAGCCGCGCGCGGCCGAGGTTCCGTTCCTGTCCACGGTCACGGGCGAGTTCGTAACCGGCCCGGAGCTGGATGCCGAGTACTGGTACACCAACCTCCGCAACACGGTCCAATTCGAGCGCGCCGTACGGCAGTTGCTCGAATCCGGACACTCCGTGTTCCTGGAGTCGAGCGCGCACCCCGTACTGACGGTCGGAGTCCAGGAGAGCGTCGACGCTGTCGGCTCGTCGGCGGTGACGCTCGGGACGTTGCGGCGTGACGAGGGCGGCTCGCGGCGGTTGCTCGCCTCGTTCGCCGAGGCGTGGGCGTACGGTGCCGCGGTCGACTGGGGCCGGGTGTACGCCGGTCACGAGGCCAACGGCGCCGACCTGCCCACGTACGCCTTCCAGCGCACCCGTTACTGGCTGGACACGGGTGCGAACGCCGCGGCGGACGTCAGTGCCGCCGGACTCGGCGTCACGGACCACCCGATGCTGGGCGCGGCCGTACGGCTGGCCGAGGGTGACCTGACGGTGCTGACCGGGCGGCTGTCGCTGCGCACCCACCCCTGGCTCGCCGACCATGTCGTCGCGGGCGCGCGGGTGGTGCCCGGCGGTGCCTTCGTCGAACTCGCGGTCCGCGCGGGCGACGAGGCCGGATGCGACACGCTGGCCGAATTCGCCCTGGACGCACCCCTGTTGATCCCCGACGACGGCGCCGTACAGGTGCAGGTCGTGGTGGGTGCCGAGAGCGAGTCCGGCCGGACGGTGAGTGTCCACGGGCGGCCGGAGAACGCCGGGGACACCGCCGCCTGGACCCGGCACGCACAGGGGCGGCTCGTGCGTTCCGAGGCACCCGCAGAGGGTGAGGCGCTGACCGCGTGGCCGCCGTCCGGCGCCGAGCGGGTGGACCTGGCCGGGTTCTATGAGGGGCTTCACCAGCAGGGGTACGGGTACGGGCCGGCCTTTCAGGGGTTGGCCGACGTCTATCTCGCGGGCGACGGTGGCGGAGTGTTCGCCGAGGTGGTGCTGCCCGAGGAGCAGCAGGACGAAGCAGGCCGCTACGGCCTCCATCCGGCCCTGCTCGACTCGGCGCTCCACGCGCTCGCGGTCAGCGGGCCGGAAGCGGAGGACGGCACGGTCTGGCTGCCGCACGCGTGGAGCGGTCTGCGGCTGCACGCGGCCGGAGCCGGACGGGTCCGCGTCCACCTCAAGCCCGTCGGCCCCGAGGAAGTGGCCCTCGTGGTGGCGGACGCGACCGGCGCCCCGGTGGCCACGGTCGGCTCCTTCGCCTCCCGGCTCGTCCCGACCGCGGAACTGGCGTCGGCCGCCGAGGCCGCGGGCACCGGCTCCGCCGGGAACACAGCCGTACGTACGCCGCTGCGCCGCACCGCGGCAGGCCAGGACGCGGCCGAGGCGCAGTCGTTCACGGCGCGGCTCGCCGCGATGGGACCCGAGGAGCAGGAGCGCACCCTGACCGACCTGGTCCGCAGTCGCGTCGCCGCCGTACTCGGACACAGCGAGACGGACTCCGTCGAGGCCGAACGCGCCTTCCGCGACCTCGGTTTCGACTCGCTGACCGCCGTCGAACTGCGCAACCGGCTCACCGCCGCCACCGGTCTGAGCCTGCCCGCCACTCTTGTGTTCAGCCACCCCACGCCGCTGGCGCTCGCGCAGCACCTGCTCGACCGGCTCGGCACCGTCACCGTCCAAAGCGGCCCCGGCGCCCGGGAGTTCGAGGCACTGGAGGCGGCGCTCGCCGCGAGCGAACCCGAGGGTGAGGACCGCGAGGCGGTCGTCGGCCGTCTGGAGGCGCTGCTGTGGAAGTGGCGCGACGGCTCCGGCGGCACCGGCCGGGGCTCCGTCCTCGACTCCGGCGCCCTGGACTCGGTCTCCGACGACGAGATCTTCGACCTGATCGACAAGGAATTGGGAGCTTCCTGA
- a CDS encoding type I polyketide synthase — protein MSTSNEEKLRDYLKRVTADLSRTKQQLRDAEDADHEPIAIVSMSCRFPGGVTDPEGFWDLIASGTDAISTFPTDRGWDVEGLYDPDPDKPGKTYVREGGFLDGATLFDPELFGISPREAAAMDPQQRLFLETAWESLERGGFDPLSMKATSTGVFVGAVASDYASRLGTLPEGSEGYIGTGTMSSVLSGRIAYTFGLAGPAVTVDTACSSGLVALHLAVQALRRRECDLALAAGVAVMASPAAFVEFSRQRALAPDGRCKAFGAAADGTTWSEGAGVLLVERLSDARKAGHQILAVVRGSALNQDGASNGLTAPSEPAQQEVIRRALANARLTPGQVDAVEAHGTGTTLGDPIEAQALIATYGKDKSPEQPLWLGSVKSNIGHGGPVAGIAGVIKMVQAMRHGRLPRTLHAEERSPHIDWSAGTVELLTEARDWDSGDQPRRAGVSSFGVSGTNAHVVLEEAPAADPAEDGESAEPDTRPALWVVSGRTPAALRDQAARLLAHVRDGDGTDHAATAYSLATTRAAHPVRAGVAAAGHDGFLAGLQALADGDNLGTEAAPGADRPVFVFPGQGSQWEGMAVQLLDSSPVFAARLNECAEALRPYVDWSLIDVLRQNEGAPGFERVDVVQPALWAVMVSLAELWRANGVRPAAVLGHSQGEIAAAAVSGALSLDDAAKVSALRAKALLALAGKGGMVSVADTAENVRTRIDGWGERLSLASVNGPRSTVVSGDPDALDELLAACENDGVRARRINVDYASHSAQVESIRADVLGALEGIAPRATEVPFFSTVTGEHITGTELDAEYWYTNLRGTVRFEDGVRDLIGAGHGLFVEASAHPVLTVGVQETIDVLGTQAVTLGTLRRDEGGELRFLTSLGEAWAHGAQVDWEAVHQGRDARKVPLPTYAFQHRGYWLDAETEQAAVATPGGVVDEVDAAFWAAVENGDLASLQGLELGEDQSISSVLPALTSWRRARREKSAMDSWRYRNVWTVAETAEPALSGTWLVIESEGAAGELADAAERQLKERGAHTVRIGVEIDASDRYTLAQQIHETLSDDGEITGVLSLLSLDERPHPEYEALPLGLAGTVTLVQAILQVRELAEFDAPLWTLTQGAVSVGDSDAVTSPLQAAVWGLARVLVQEHPRLWGGIVDLPKEPDEEAWTRLAGVLTEPGDEDQLAIRSWNVLVRRLVRAPLGDTTPARTWRPEGTALITGGTGGLGANTARWLARAGAEHLLLLSRSGQDAPGAAELAVELKELGAEVTIAAVDVSDRDALAGVIAAIPAEKPLTSVFHTAAVLDDGMVDSLTPDRLENTFKVKAHGALHLAELTADAELSAFVLFSSFGAAYGSAGLGNYTPGNTFLDALAEQRRAQGLPATSVVWGTWQGSGMADNGVGERARLQGVWELTPEQATAALQQSLDHEETNPVVIDIRWDSFSLGTNTERNSPLFEMVPEAAAKVAAAQAEAEATAEEDAGAPEALLARLRSQPPAEQERILLELVRKQAASVLGHGTAGEGALAAVGPDRPFRELGFDSLSAVELRNRLGAATGLSLPSTLVFDHPTPAELAAEIRTELLGDADGVEPVLEEIGRLEALLGGAPADAEARSRISGRLQALLATWNGTDGAGQDDRGESDVDSASDDELFGMLDDELETK, from the coding sequence ATGTCGACGAGCAACGAAGAGAAGCTCCGCGATTACCTCAAGCGCGTCACCGCCGACCTCAGCCGCACCAAGCAGCAGCTGCGCGACGCCGAGGACGCCGACCACGAGCCGATCGCGATCGTCTCGATGTCCTGCCGCTTCCCCGGCGGCGTCACCGACCCGGAGGGCTTCTGGGACCTGATCGCCTCGGGCACCGACGCGATCAGCACCTTCCCCACCGACCGCGGCTGGGACGTGGAAGGGCTCTACGACCCGGACCCCGACAAGCCGGGCAAGACCTACGTACGCGAGGGCGGCTTCCTGGACGGGGCCACCCTGTTCGACCCGGAACTGTTCGGCATCTCGCCGCGCGAGGCCGCCGCCATGGACCCGCAGCAGCGGCTCTTCCTGGAGACCGCCTGGGAGTCCCTGGAGCGCGGCGGCTTCGACCCGCTGTCGATGAAGGCGACCTCGACCGGCGTCTTCGTCGGTGCCGTCGCCTCCGACTACGCCTCCCGCCTCGGCACGCTGCCCGAGGGCAGCGAGGGCTACATCGGCACCGGCACCATGTCGAGCGTGCTGTCCGGCCGTATCGCCTACACCTTCGGCCTGGCCGGGCCCGCCGTCACCGTCGACACCGCCTGCTCCTCCGGTCTGGTCGCCCTGCACCTGGCCGTACAGGCGCTGCGGCGCCGCGAGTGCGACCTCGCCCTCGCCGCCGGTGTCGCCGTCATGGCGAGCCCCGCCGCCTTCGTCGAGTTCAGCCGCCAGCGGGCCCTCGCACCCGACGGGCGCTGCAAGGCGTTCGGTGCCGCCGCCGACGGCACCACCTGGTCCGAGGGCGCCGGAGTGCTCCTCGTCGAGCGGCTCTCCGACGCCCGGAAGGCGGGCCACCAGATCCTCGCCGTGGTGCGGGGCTCGGCCCTGAACCAGGACGGCGCGAGCAACGGACTGACCGCGCCGAGCGAGCCCGCCCAGCAGGAGGTCATCCGCAGGGCGCTCGCCAACGCCCGGCTCACGCCCGGTCAGGTCGACGCGGTCGAGGCGCACGGCACCGGCACCACCCTCGGTGACCCCATCGAGGCGCAGGCGCTGATCGCCACGTACGGCAAGGACAAGAGTCCCGAACAGCCGCTCTGGCTGGGCTCGGTGAAGTCCAACATCGGCCACGGCGGACCTGTCGCCGGAATCGCAGGCGTCATCAAGATGGTGCAGGCCATGCGCCACGGACGCCTCCCGCGCACGCTGCACGCCGAGGAGCGCTCGCCGCACATCGACTGGTCCGCGGGCACCGTCGAACTGCTCACCGAGGCACGCGACTGGGACTCCGGCGACCAGCCCCGCCGCGCCGGTGTCTCCTCCTTCGGTGTCAGCGGCACCAACGCGCACGTCGTCCTCGAAGAGGCCCCGGCCGCCGACCCCGCCGAAGATGGCGAGTCCGCCGAACCGGACACGCGCCCCGCCCTGTGGGTGGTGTCCGGACGCACCCCGGCCGCGCTGCGCGACCAGGCCGCACGTCTGCTGGCCCACGTACGCGACGGCGACGGCACCGACCACGCCGCCACCGCGTACTCGCTCGCCACCACCCGCGCCGCGCACCCGGTGCGCGCGGGCGTGGCCGCCGCGGGCCACGACGGATTCCTGGCCGGGCTCCAGGCACTCGCCGACGGCGACAACCTGGGCACCGAGGCCGCCCCCGGCGCCGACCGGCCCGTCTTCGTCTTCCCCGGCCAGGGCTCCCAGTGGGAGGGCATGGCGGTCCAACTCCTGGACTCCTCACCGGTGTTCGCGGCCCGCCTCAACGAGTGCGCCGAGGCGCTCCGGCCGTACGTGGACTGGTCGCTCATCGACGTCCTGCGGCAGAACGAGGGCGCGCCCGGCTTCGAGCGGGTGGACGTGGTCCAGCCCGCGCTGTGGGCCGTGATGGTCTCCCTCGCCGAACTGTGGCGTGCGAACGGTGTGCGGCCCGCCGCCGTACTGGGCCACTCGCAGGGCGAGATCGCCGCGGCCGCCGTCTCCGGCGCGCTGTCCCTGGACGACGCGGCGAAGGTGTCGGCGCTGCGGGCCAAGGCGCTGCTCGCGCTCGCGGGCAAGGGCGGCATGGTGTCCGTTGCCGACACGGCCGAGAACGTGCGTACGCGGATCGACGGCTGGGGCGAGCGGCTCTCGCTCGCGTCCGTCAACGGCCCCCGCTCCACGGTGGTTTCGGGTGACCCCGACGCCCTGGACGAACTCCTCGCCGCCTGCGAGAACGACGGGGTACGCGCCCGCCGGATCAACGTCGACTACGCCTCGCACTCCGCCCAGGTCGAGTCGATCCGCGCGGACGTGCTCGGCGCCCTCGAAGGCATCGCGCCGCGCGCCACCGAGGTGCCGTTCTTCTCCACGGTCACCGGCGAGCACATCACCGGCACCGAGCTGGACGCCGAGTACTGGTACACCAACCTGCGCGGCACCGTCCGCTTCGAGGACGGTGTGCGGGACCTGATCGGCGCCGGGCACGGACTGTTCGTCGAGGCCAGCGCCCACCCGGTGCTCACCGTCGGCGTCCAGGAGACCATCGACGTCCTGGGCACGCAGGCCGTCACGCTCGGCACCCTGCGCCGCGACGAGGGCGGCGAACTGCGCTTCCTCACCTCCCTCGGCGAGGCCTGGGCACATGGCGCCCAGGTCGACTGGGAGGCCGTCCACCAGGGCCGGGACGCACGCAAGGTGCCGCTGCCCACGTACGCCTTCCAGCACCGCGGTTACTGGCTCGACGCCGAGACCGAACAGGCCGCCGTCGCCACGCCCGGCGGCGTCGTCGACGAGGTCGACGCCGCGTTCTGGGCCGCCGTCGAGAACGGCGACCTCGCCTCGCTCCAGGGGCTCGAACTCGGCGAGGACCAGTCCATCAGCTCCGTACTGCCCGCCCTGACCAGCTGGCGGCGGGCCCGAAGGGAAAAGTCCGCCATGGACTCCTGGCGCTACCGCAACGTCTGGACGGTCGCCGAGACCGCCGAACCCGCCCTGAGCGGAACCTGGCTCGTCATCGAGTCCGAGGGCGCCGCCGGTGAACTCGCCGACGCCGCCGAGCGGCAGCTCAAGGAGCGCGGCGCGCACACCGTGCGGATCGGCGTCGAGATCGACGCGTCCGACCGCTACACGCTGGCCCAGCAGATCCACGAGACGCTGTCCGACGACGGCGAGATCACCGGCGTCCTGTCGCTGCTCTCCCTCGACGAGCGCCCGCACCCCGAGTACGAGGCACTGCCGCTCGGCCTCGCCGGGACCGTCACCCTCGTCCAGGCGATCCTCCAGGTCCGTGAACTCGCCGAGTTCGACGCCCCGTTGTGGACGCTGACCCAGGGCGCCGTGTCGGTCGGCGACTCCGACGCCGTCACCAGCCCGTTGCAGGCCGCCGTGTGGGGTCTGGCCCGGGTCCTGGTCCAGGAGCACCCGCGCCTGTGGGGCGGCATCGTCGACCTGCCCAAGGAGCCCGACGAGGAGGCCTGGACCCGGCTGGCCGGGGTGCTCACCGAGCCCGGCGACGAGGACCAGCTCGCCATCCGCTCCTGGAACGTCCTGGTGCGCAGGCTCGTCCGCGCACCGCTCGGCGACACCACCCCCGCCCGCACCTGGCGGCCCGAGGGCACCGCGCTGATCACCGGCGGCACCGGCGGCCTCGGCGCGAACACCGCCCGCTGGCTCGCCCGGGCCGGAGCCGAGCACCTGCTGCTGCTCAGCCGCAGCGGCCAGGACGCGCCCGGGGCCGCAGAACTCGCCGTCGAACTCAAGGAGTTGGGCGCCGAGGTGACCATCGCCGCGGTCGACGTCTCCGACCGCGACGCACTGGCCGGGGTGATCGCCGCGATCCCCGCCGAGAAGCCGCTGACCTCCGTGTTCCACACCGCCGCCGTACTCGACGACGGCATGGTCGACTCGCTGACCCCGGACCGCCTGGAGAACACCTTCAAGGTCAAGGCGCACGGCGCCCTGCACCTGGCCGAGCTGACCGCGGACGCCGAACTGAGCGCCTTCGTCCTGTTCTCCTCCTTCGGCGCCGCCTACGGCTCCGCGGGCCTGGGCAACTACACGCCCGGCAACACCTTCCTCGACGCCCTCGCCGAACAGCGGCGCGCCCAGGGGCTGCCCGCGACCTCCGTGGTCTGGGGCACCTGGCAGGGCAGCGGCATGGCGGACAACGGCGTCGGCGAACGCGCCCGCCTCCAGGGCGTGTGGGAGCTGACACCCGAGCAGGCGACCGCGGCCCTGCAGCAGTCCCTGGACCACGAGGAGACCAACCCGGTCGTCATCGACATCCGCTGGGACAGCTTCTCGCTCGGCACCAACACCGAGCGCAACAGCCCGCTGTTCGAGATGGTGCCCGAGGCCGCCGCCAAGGTCGCCGCCGCGCAGGCCGAGGCCGAGGCCACTGCCGAGGAGGACGCCGGTGCCCCCGAGGCACTGCTCGCCCGGCTGCGCAGTCAGCCGCCCGCCGAGCAGGAGCGCATCCTGCTCGAACTGGTCCGCAAACAGGCCGCGTCCGTCCTCGGACACGGCACCGCGGGCGAGGGCGCCCTGGCCGCCGTCGGCCCCGACCGCCCGTTCCGCGAGCTCGGCTTCGACTCGCTCAGCGCGGTCGAACTACGCAACCGGCTCGGCGCGGCCACCGGCCTGAGCCTGCCCTCCACGCTCGTCTTCGACCACCCCACCCCGGCCGAGCTCGCCGCCGAGATCCGCACCGAACTCCTCGGCGACGCGGACGGCGTCGAACCCGTCCTGGAGGAGATCGGGCGGCTCGAAGCGCTGCTCGGCGGCGCGCCCGCCGACGCCGAGGCCCGCTCCCGTATCAGCGGCCGCCTCCAGGCCCTGTTGGCCACCTGGAACGGCACGGACGGCGCCGGCCAGGACGACCGGGGCGAGAGCGACGTCGACTCCGCCTCCGACGACGAGCTGTTCGGAATGCTCGACGACGAACTCGAAACGAAATAA